GAGATTCGTGGTCATCGCCGTACTTATATCGGTGCAATGCCAGGTAAAATCGTACAATCACTGGCAAAAGTAGAAGTCAAAAACCCACTATTCTTATTGGATGAAATCGATAAGATGGCACATGACTTCCGCGGTGATCCAGCATCAGCATTGCTTGAAGTATTAGATCCATCACAAAACGATACCTTTAACGACCATTATCTAGATATGGACTTAGACTTATCGCAAGTGATGTTTATCTGTACCGCTAACAGTATGGATATTCCAGCAGCACTGCTTGACCGTATGGAAGTGATTCGCTTACCGGGTTATACCGAAGCAGAAAAAGTGAATATCGCGCAAAAGTACCTCGTGCCAAAAGCGATTAAGAATAACGGTCTTAAAGAAGGCGAGATTGAGATTGTTGAGGCAGCGTTGCATAGCATCGTCCGTAGCTATACTCGTGAAGCAGGTGTGCGTAACCTTGAGCGTGAAGTCAATAAAATCTGCCGCAAAGTGGTTCGCGGTTCGGTTGAAACGCATGGTGCACGCACTCCGAAAAAAGCAGAACGTCAACTGGTAGTGGTCGACGACAAAAACATCGATGACTATCTAGGCGTGCATCAATATGACTACGGTCTGGCGGAAGAAGAGCCTGAGATTGGTCGTATTACCGGTCTTGCTTGGACTCAAGTCGGTGGCGAGCTACTCACTATCGAAGCAGTCGCCATGAAAGGCAAAGGTGAGCTTATCTTTACCGGCTCTTTGGGCGATGTGATGAAAGAGTCTATTCGTGCTGCCATGAGTGTGGTACGTGCGCGCGGTGACAGCCTAGGGATTGACTACGAGACGTTTAAAACTACTGACGTCCACGTGCATATGCCAGAAGGTGCCACACCAAAAGATGGTCCATCTGCTGGTGGCGCGCTCACGACAGCGCTGGTATCTGCCTTAACTGGTATCGCCATTCGTCCAGATATTGCCATGACAGGTGAGATTACTTTACGCGGTAAAATCCTGCGTATCGGCGGTCTTAAAGAAAAGCTGCTAGCGGCGCATCGTGGCGGTATCAAGCATGTGTTGATTCCGGATACCAACGAGCGTGACTTGGCTGATATCCCTGATAATGTCAAAGAAGGCTTGACCATTCAGCCAGTCGCAACGATTGATGAGATATTAAAAGTAGCATTGGTCAGCATGCCAATACCGCTTAAACCTGCAAAAGTGACGGTTGATAAAACCAAAGGTAAAGCTCTACACAACTAAGCGTAACCGCTTGATAGTCAATATTAAAAAAGCCGCTTACAGCAATGAACTGACCCCCATAAGTTGGACACAATTTATGGGGGTCAGTTCATATCTAAGAGGTTTTTTTATGGCTTAAAACTATCGTTGAAATACTTTAAAGTCGCTACCGTATTGCTGGTGTAAATTTTTTGCAGCCTCTGTCTGCGTAGGCACAGCAAGCAAGAAAAATTTGCACCAGTAGTACGTGTTGTATCGATATTACTTTTCACCGACTATACTTATGGCTTACAGGTAAAAGAGACTCACTCCTCTACCCACTCACCTTTGCGCCAGTACACGCCCCAGCGTGTGGCTTTACCATTTTTCTCAGAGCCAATATACTGCTCTTTTTTCTTACGTGACCAACGCAGAATCGTAGGATTACCATCAGGATCTTCATCTGGTCCTTCAAACAGATACTGGAATTTATCTTCCATTTTATCTTTAATCTCTCTTAGCTCAGCAAGCTTTGGTGGACGCGTTTCCCGTACTTTAGGAAACTTAGATGCTGCTAAGAACATCCCGGCAGCCCCTTCACGCAAGATAAAGTAATCCTCATGCTTCACTGATTTTAGCTCTGGCAGATGAATAGGATCCATGCGCGGCGGTGCTGCTTCACCCGTTTTGAGCACTTTACGGGTATTGTCACATTGCTGGCAAGCGAAGTAAGGACCAAAGCGTCCCGTCTTAAGCTCCATTTGTCCATCGCACTTATTGCAGTCAATGGTTGGAGAGTCAGAACCAGGAACTTCAAACTTGCCTTCTTCTAAGACATAACCATCACAATCAGGATTATTACCACAAACATGTAGCTTAAGACCGCCATCTACAATATAACCATTCATTGCCGTGCTACATTTCGGGCAACGCTTTTTCTCCATCAAATCTCGGACTTCTGCCGCTTCATCATCACCTTCTGCATCATCAAGATTGGCAAAAGCTTCGACTGGCATTAAGTTCTTAGTGCCTTTACAGCGTTCTTTCGGCGGTAAGTTATAACCGGTACAACCTAAGAATACACCGGTAGAACCGGTACGCAGTTGCATCGGACGATCACAAAGATCGCAATGCACGTCTGGTACATCGGTCGGATCATTCGGGCGCATGCCGTCTTTTTCTTTAGCGCGATCAAGGGTAGTCTTGAAATCCCCGTAGAAATTATCAAGTACATCCTTCCAGTTTGTATCACCTTCAGCAACATGGTCCAGTTTATCTTCTAACGCTGCGGTAAAAGTATAATCCATCAAATCCGGAAAACTTGCCGTCAGTCTGTCAGTGACAATATCACCCATTTTTTCGGCAAATAAACGCTTATTCTCGAGCTTCACATAACCACGATCTTGAATGGTCGAGATGATAGAAGCATATGTCGATGGACGACCAATGCCTTTTTTCTCAAGCTCTTTAACCAAGCTTGCCTCAGTATAGCGCGGTGGCGGCTTGGTAAAATGCTGGCTTGGATCAAGTTTATCTACCGTTAACTTATCCCCTTTTTTGACATCAGGTAATAAATTGTCGTCGGTCTTGGCAGGTGGCATGACTTTGGTATAACCATCAAATACCAAGGTGCGACCGCGCGCTTTTAGCTCGACATCATCAGCAGCAACGAATAAATTTACTGATAAATATTTTGCTGGTAGCATCTGACAGGCCACAAACTGACGCCAAATTAGCTCATACAAACGTATCGCATCACGCTCAACAGCTTTAAGCTGCGTTGATTTCATATTGACGTTAGACGGACGAATCGCTTCATGCGCCTCTTGTGCGCCTTGCTTATTACCATAGAAGGTTGGCTTTTCTGGCACATATTTTGCGCCATAGCTGTCTTCAATATAACCACGTACAGCAGCCAGCGCATCGCCTGATAAAAAGGTTGAATCGGTACGCATATAAGTGATATGACCGGCTTCATATAAGCGCTGCGCTAAAATCATGGTTTTCTTAACCGAAAATCCTAATCTTGTACTGGCAGCTTGTTGCAAAGTCGAGGTAATAAAAGGCGCGCTTGGACGTGACTGCGTTGGCTTTTCTTCACGTTCTTTAACGATAAAGTCATTTGCTTTAAGAACATCTAATACTTTATCGGTCTGCTCTTTATTAACGAGCTTTAGCGTTTTGCCGCCTTGCTTGGTAGCTTCTAAACGAATACCAATTTGCTCAGCGTCTGTGGCTTTTTTATCTTTATTATCAACAATATGGGTATCGGCATGAATCTGCCAATACTCTTCTGGAATAAAGGCGCGGATTTCGTGTTCACGCTCAACGACCAAGCGCATAGCAACTGACTGTACGCGACCCGCAGATAAACCGCGCGCGACCTTTTGCCACAGTAATGGCGATACCATAAAACCAACCACACGGTCTAAAAAGCGCCGCGCTTGTTGCGCATTGACGCGGTCAATATCAAGTTTAGAAGGCTGCTTAAAAGCATTTTGAATAGCAGATTTGGTAATCTCGTTAAAGACCACGCGCTCATATTTACTGTCTGCGCCGCCAATCACTTCTTTGAGATGCCAAGCAATGGCTTCTCCCTCTCTATCCATATCCGTCGCGAGATAGATTTTATCAGCGTCTTTGGCTAAGGCTTTCAGCTCTTTAATGACCTTGGTCTTGTTTGGCAACACTTCATAGACTGCCGCCCAATCATGCTCAGGGTCAATACCCATGCGCCGTACCAATGCTTGCTGAGTTTTTTCTTCTTTGGTCAGGATGTCATCTTTTTTGGTCGTTGCTGGTTTCTTTGCGCTTTTGCTCGCACCAACGGGCAAATCTCGGACATGACCGATACTTGAGCGCACGATAAAATCATCACCCAAGTATTTATTGATGGTTTTTGCCTTGGCAGGTGATTCAACAATCACTAAAGACTTACCTTTTGGGCTGCCTTTGGGTTTGTCTGCAGCGGGCGCTGCGCTTTTTTTGGTTGTGGGTTTTGT
This window of the Psychrobacter arcticus 273-4 genome carries:
- the topA gene encoding type I DNA topoisomerase, which produces MTKPTTKKSAAPAADKPKGSPKGKSLVIVESPAKAKTINKYLGDDFIVRSSIGHVRDLPVGASKSAKKPATTKKDDILTKEEKTQQALVRRMGIDPEHDWAAVYEVLPNKTKVIKELKALAKDADKIYLATDMDREGEAIAWHLKEVIGGADSKYERVVFNEITKSAIQNAFKQPSKLDIDRVNAQQARRFLDRVVGFMVSPLLWQKVARGLSAGRVQSVAMRLVVEREHEIRAFIPEEYWQIHADTHIVDNKDKKATDAEQIGIRLEATKQGGKTLKLVNKEQTDKVLDVLKANDFIVKEREEKPTQSRPSAPFITSTLQQAASTRLGFSVKKTMILAQRLYEAGHITYMRTDSTFLSGDALAAVRGYIEDSYGAKYVPEKPTFYGNKQGAQEAHEAIRPSNVNMKSTQLKAVERDAIRLYELIWRQFVACQMLPAKYLSVNLFVAADDVELKARGRTLVFDGYTKVMPPAKTDDNLLPDVKKGDKLTVDKLDPSQHFTKPPPRYTEASLVKELEKKGIGRPSTYASIISTIQDRGYVKLENKRLFAEKMGDIVTDRLTASFPDLMDYTFTAALEDKLDHVAEGDTNWKDVLDNFYGDFKTTLDRAKEKDGMRPNDPTDVPDVHCDLCDRPMQLRTGSTGVFLGCTGYNLPPKERCKGTKNLMPVEAFANLDDAEGDDEAAEVRDLMEKKRCPKCSTAMNGYIVDGGLKLHVCGNNPDCDGYVLEEGKFEVPGSDSPTIDCNKCDGQMELKTGRFGPYFACQQCDNTRKVLKTGEAAPPRMDPIHLPELKSVKHEDYFILREGAAGMFLAASKFPKVRETRPPKLAELREIKDKMEDKFQYLFEGPDEDPDGNPTILRWSRKKKEQYIGSEKNGKATRWGVYWRKGEWVEE